In Atribacterota bacterium, the following are encoded in one genomic region:
- a CDS encoding prephenate dehydrogenase dimerization domain-containing protein has translation MTPEEHDEVCAVVSHLPHLLSNVYLKTFFEHQRDWALFGGKSFRDWTRIAGACPGIWMDIFWMNRKRIIAHLDRFQSKLREIASWLEEGNEEKFRAFLMDALQLKEATKREVEFQDRG, from the coding sequence TTGACTCCTGAAGAACATGACGAAGTGTGTGCCGTCGTGAGCCATTTGCCACACCTTCTTTCCAACGTGTATCTCAAAACCTTTTTCGAACACCAAAGGGACTGGGCGTTGTTTGGTGGGAAATCGTTTCGAGACTGGACAAGAATTGCCGGAGCTTGTCCCGGTATCTGGATGGATATATTCTGGATGAATCGGAAAAGAATCATTGCCCATCTTGACAGGTTTCAATCAAAATTACGCGAGATTGCGTCTTGGCTTGAGGAAGGAAATGAGGAAAAATTTCGAGCTTTCCTCATGGACGCTCTGCAGTTAAAGGAGGCTACCAAACGTGAAGTTGAGTTTCAGGACCGCGGGTGA
- a CDS encoding prephenate dehydrogenase/arogenate dehydrogenase family protein, which translates to MGTLTISIIGLGLIGGSLGMDLSTWSRKKMIRGYDVKPEVVLVAREKGAIDVALSFEEVVKGADVIFLATPVSAIPGIFNRMKPFLSPHTFIFDVASVKEWIFTEIQRDSLPWEYIGFHPMGGKEEGGIQNAARGLFRGVPILVSPVSMREETRALISEIASVLGGQVFF; encoded by the coding sequence TTGGGAACATTGACCATTTCCATCATCGGGCTGGGTTTAATCGGTGGGTCTTTGGGAATGGACCTTTCAACCTGGTCGAGGAAAAAGATGATTCGGGGCTATGACGTAAAACCTGAAGTCGTTCTGGTGGCTCGGGAAAAAGGAGCCATCGATGTGGCACTGAGCTTTGAAGAAGTGGTAAAAGGAGCCGATGTGATTTTTCTGGCGACACCCGTCAGCGCGATTCCGGGCATATTTAACCGGATGAAACCATTCCTTTCTCCTCACACCTTTATCTTCGATGTAGCGAGCGTCAAGGAATGGATTTTTACCGAGATTCAGAGAGACAGTTTACCCTGGGAATATATCGGTTTTCATCCCATGGGGGGGAAAGAGGAGGGAGGCATTCAGAACGCCGCGCGAGGTTTGTTTCGGGGGGTACCGATTCTCGTTTCTCCGGTTTCGATGCGAGAAGAAACCCGAGCACTGATTTCTGAAATTGCCAGTGTTTTGGGAGGACAGGTTTTTTTTTGA
- the aroF gene encoding 3-deoxy-7-phosphoheptulonate synthase, whose protein sequence is MIIVLRSGATSQEVEEVIRRLKKFGFGVHISQGTERTIIGAIGDERGVNLEEKIGVLPFVERVIPILTPYKLTSREFREQDTVVRVNDVEIGPGKFVIIAGPCAVESEVQVMETAFRVKEAGGKMLRGGAFKPRTSPYSFQGLGEEGLRMLARARELTGLPVVTEVLGIEELSMVAEYADMIQIGARNMQNFRLLEAVGKLRKPVLLKRGMMNTIDEMLMSAEYILAQGNYQVVLCERGIRTFEPATRNTLDLSCVPIVKKKSHLPILVDPSHGTGRSDLVHPMCLAALAVGADGLLVEVHPNPVEALSDGPQSISPDQLTALVRDLRRFAPIVGREI, encoded by the coding sequence ATGATTATTGTCCTCAGAAGTGGTGCGACATCGCAGGAAGTTGAAGAAGTGATCAGGAGGCTCAAAAAATTTGGTTTTGGAGTCCATATTTCTCAGGGAACCGAAAGAACCATTATCGGCGCCATCGGTGATGAGCGGGGTGTGAATTTAGAGGAGAAAATTGGGGTTTTGCCTTTCGTAGAAAGGGTTATTCCCATTTTAACTCCTTATAAATTGACCAGTCGCGAGTTTCGTGAACAGGATACTGTAGTGCGGGTAAACGATGTGGAAATTGGTCCGGGGAAATTTGTGATTATTGCCGGGCCGTGTGCGGTGGAGTCAGAAGTTCAGGTTATGGAGACCGCTTTTCGAGTCAAAGAGGCTGGAGGAAAAATGTTGCGGGGTGGTGCGTTCAAACCCCGAACTTCTCCCTATAGTTTTCAGGGCTTGGGAGAAGAAGGGTTGAGAATGTTGGCCCGAGCGAGGGAGCTGACCGGTCTTCCAGTCGTTACCGAGGTTCTGGGGATTGAGGAGCTTTCCATGGTTGCCGAATACGCCGATATGATTCAAATTGGAGCACGGAATATGCAAAACTTTCGCTTGCTCGAAGCGGTAGGTAAACTCAGAAAACCAGTGTTGCTCAAGCGAGGTATGATGAACACCATTGATGAGATGCTGATGTCGGCAGAGTACATTCTTGCTCAGGGCAATTATCAAGTGGTGCTCTGTGAGCGGGGCATTCGGACTTTTGAACCGGCTACACGGAATACCTTGGATTTGAGCTGTGTGCCGATCGTGAAAAAGAAAAGCCATCTTCCTATTTTGGTTGACCCCAGTCATGGTACCGGGCGAAGTGATCTGGTTCATCCAATGTGCCTTGCAGCGCTGGCTGTAGGGGCAGATGGGCTTTTGGTTGAAGTGCATCCTAATCCTGTGGAGGCGCTTTCTGACGGTCCGCAATCGATTTCTCCAGATCAGTTGACTGCTCTGGTTCGCGATTTGAGGCGTTTCGCGCCAATTGTGGGAAGGGAGATCTGA
- the rlmN gene encoding 23S rRNA (adenine(2503)-C(2))-methyltransferase RlmN yields the protein MDKKNIVGLLPQDFSSWFEERGEPAYRARQVAFWLYQRGIFCFEDMTDLPVNLRRALTGSFQIGELQLKEALRSQDGTEKFLFTLCDGNAIEAVLIPHRARNTLCISSQVGCPVGCPFCATGRAGFKRNLNFQEIVEEVWLVERERHLKVDNLVFMGMGEPFLNYNQFAKALRVMNAREGLRIGARKITVSTVGVPEAIVQFGQDFKEVNLAVSLHASDNDLRSLLVPLNRVYPLSSILKAVREYIVLTNRRVTVEYTLWRDINDGAKDAHGLAHLLAGMLVHVNLIPGNQISGSSFHPVSSERIERFVRILRESRINVTVRKSRGREIQASCGELYRIQEGKT from the coding sequence TTGGATAAAAAGAATATCGTTGGTTTACTCCCTCAGGATTTTTCCTCTTGGTTTGAGGAAAGGGGAGAGCCTGCTTATCGAGCTCGGCAGGTTGCGTTTTGGCTCTATCAGAGAGGGATTTTTTGTTTTGAGGACATGACTGACCTTCCGGTAAATTTGCGAAGAGCGCTCACGGGCTCATTTCAGATTGGAGAGTTACAGCTCAAAGAGGCGTTGCGTTCCCAGGATGGTACCGAAAAATTTTTGTTCACCCTGTGCGATGGGAATGCCATCGAAGCAGTTCTGATTCCTCACCGGGCGAGGAATACCCTGTGTATTTCTTCGCAGGTTGGTTGTCCGGTGGGATGCCCATTCTGCGCTACGGGTAGGGCTGGATTTAAAAGAAATTTGAACTTCCAGGAGATCGTTGAGGAAGTATGGTTGGTTGAACGAGAACGCCATTTAAAAGTGGACAATCTAGTTTTCATGGGCATGGGGGAACCATTTTTAAACTACAATCAATTTGCTAAGGCGCTACGAGTGATGAATGCACGGGAGGGTCTGCGGATTGGAGCCCGGAAAATCACGGTTTCAACGGTAGGTGTTCCCGAAGCCATTGTGCAGTTCGGCCAGGATTTTAAAGAAGTGAACCTGGCCGTTTCCCTCCATGCTTCCGATAATGACTTGCGTTCTTTGCTGGTGCCACTCAATAGAGTGTACCCTTTATCTTCAATCTTAAAGGCGGTGCGGGAATATATTGTTCTTACCAATAGGAGAGTTACGGTCGAGTACACGCTGTGGCGAGATATCAACGATGGGGCAAAAGACGCTCATGGGCTGGCCCATCTTTTAGCGGGAATGCTGGTGCATGTGAACCTTATTCCAGGCAACCAGATTTCCGGTTCTTCATTTCATCCTGTTTCTTCAGAGCGGATAGAACGGTTTGTCAGAATTCTGAGAGAGAGTCGGATTAACGTCACAGTTAGAAAGTCGCGGGGGCGAGAAATCCAAGCGTCCTGTGGAGAACTGTATCGGATTCAGGAGGGAAAAACATGA